From the genome of Glycine max cultivar Williams 82 chromosome 2, Glycine_max_v4.0, whole genome shotgun sequence, one region includes:
- the LOC102667287 gene encoding uncharacterized protein — protein sequence MANIRDFEFGEPIGYDGSEEDEFADSCNAAASAKTKCGTKKGPMEKFCKNPENAINRRKMEMLRQMNIRESMDKNEVLKVHQHIARFWYQAGLSFNLIKLKSFENMVAAIGQYGPHLPIPSYHDIRVPLLKKEVEYTENLMKGHREQWVKYGCTIMSNAWTDRKQRCIINFLINSQAGTMFLKSVDGSDFVKTSEKLFELLDVIVEEVGEENVVQVVTDNGSNYVLAGKLLEEKRKHIYWTPCAAHCIDLMLEDIGKLPLIRKTIRRAINLVGFIYAHSSTLSLLRNFTKKRELVRHAITRFATSYLTLERLHKEKANIRKMFTSDEWTLNKLSKEPKGKEAAKVVLMPSFWNSVVYTLKVMAPLVKVFRLVDGERKPAMGYIYEAMDKAKETIIKSFNNNESKYKDVFAIIDKRWNCQLHRPLHAAAHFLNPEFFYDNTDLEFDFEVTNGLFECIKKLIPQFDVQQKILTELHLYKIGADHFGSDFAMAQRKTHSPTYWWRMFGSQTPNLQKLAIKILSLTCSASGCERNWSVFEQIHSKKRNRLEHKRLHDLVFVKYNQQLKQRYNARDEIDPISLNDIDVCNEWLVGEMDQDDDNDAGNDLVFEDDDALNWATVYQASGVGECRMYTRRKKQKTSVAAAQTSKKQAMIVGSSSRKQKAVQENDEDLDVEENIDVESEEEEIMVNFEASDGEEGEGDAPLPYDNNEDDYVGIGEDD from the exons ATGGCAAATATAAGAGACTTTGAATTTGGTGAACCGATTGGATATGATGGAAGTGAAGAAGATGAGTTTGCGGACTCTTGTAATGCTGCTGCAAGTGCAAAGACAAAGTGTGGGACTAAAAAAGGACCAATGGAAAAATTTTGTAAGAATCCAGAAAATGCAATCAATCGGAGAAAAATGGAGATGCTGAGGCAAATGAACATAAGAGAGTCAATGGATAAGAATGAAGTATTGAAGGTGCATCAACATATTGCTCGCTTTTGGTACCAAGCAGGTTTGTCATTCAACCTCATTAAATTGAAAAGCTTTGAGAACATGGTTGCAGCCATTGGTCAATATGGGCCACATTTGCCCATTCCTAGCTATCATGACATCAGAGTTCCACTCTTGAAGAAGGAAGTTGAATATACTGAAAATTTGATGAAAGGCCATAGGGAGCAATGGGTCAAGTATGGTTGTACTATTATGTCCAATGCTTGGACTGATCGGAAACAAAGatgcatcattaattttttgattaacTCTCAAGCTGGTACCATGTTTTTGAAGTCTGTTGATGGCTCTGATTTTGTAAAGACAAGTGAAAAGCTTTTTGAGTTGCTTGATGTCATTGTGGAGGAAGTTGGAGAAGAGAATGTTGTTCAAGTTGTAACCGATAATGGGAGCAACTATGTTTTAGCGGGTAAGTTGTTGGAGGAGAAAAGGAAACATATTTATTGGACTCCTTGTGCAGCTCATTGTATTGATTTGATGCTTGAAGATATTGGGAAGCTTCCCTTGATAAGGAAGACAATTAGAAGGGCAATTAATCTAGTTGGGTTTATCTATGCCCATTCTAGTACCTTAAGTTTGTTGAGAAATTTTACAAAGAAGAGGGAATTGGTGAGACATGCTATTACTAGATTTGCCACTTCTTATCTAACCTTGGAAAGGCTTCACAAAGAGAAAGCCAATATTAGAAAAATGTTTACTTCTGATgaatggaccttgaacaagctatCTAAGGAGCCTAAGGGAAAAGAAGCTGCAAAGGTAGTGCTCATGCCTTCTTTTTGGAATAGTGTGGTTTACACTCTTAAAGTCATGGCTCCACTTGTGAAAGTGTTTCGTCTTGTGGATGGTGAAAGGAAACCAGCCATGGGCTATATTTATGAAGCAATGGACAAggcaaaagaaacaattatcaAGTCTTTCAACAACAATGAAAGCAAGTACAAAGATGTGTTTGCAATCATTGATAAAAGATGGAATTGTCAGCTTCATAGGCCATTGCATGCAGCTGCCCACTTCTTAAATCCAGAGTTCTTTTATGACAACACTGacttggagtttgattttgaggtCACCAATGGTTTGTTTGAGTGCATTAAGAAGTTGATTCCACAATTTGATGTGCAACAGAAAATTCTAACCGAGTTGCATCTTTACAAGATTGGTGCTGACCACTTTGGTTCCGACTTTGCAATGgctcaaaggaaaacccattctccta CATATTGGTGGCGAATGTTTGGGTCACAAACTCCAAATTTGCAGAAGCTAGCTATTAAGATTTTGAGTTTGACTTGCAGTGCTTCAGGATGTGAAAGAAATTGGAGTGTGTTTGAGCAA attcattccaaaaaaagaaataggctTGAGCATAAGAGGTTGCATGATTTGGTGTTTGTCAAATACAACCAACAATTGAAGCAAAGATATAATGCAagagatgaaattgatccaatttCTCTTAATGATATTGATGTATGCAATGAATGGCTCGTGGGAGAGATGGAtcaagatgatgataatgatgctggaaatgatttggtatttgaag ATGATGATGCTCTAAATTGGGCAACTGTGTATCAGGCTTCGGGGGTTGGAGAGTGTAGGATGTATACTAGGCggaaaaagcaaaaaacaagTGTTGCTGCTGCCCAAACTTCTAAAAAACAGGCAATGATTGTTGGATCTTCATCAAGGAAGCAAAAAGCAGTCCAAGAAAATGATGAGGATCTAGATGTTGAGGAGAATATTGATGTTgaatctgaagaagaagaaatcatggTCAATTTTGAGGCGTCTGATGGggaagagggagagggagatgcTCCATTACCATATGATAACAACGAAGATGATTATGTTGGGATTGGAGAAGATGATTAG